Part of the Vicia villosa cultivar HV-30 ecotype Madison, WI unplaced genomic scaffold, Vvil1.0 ctg.000113F_1_1, whole genome shotgun sequence genome is shown below.
ttattgataaaaatattgaatattaaaaggaacatgaagttactgatcaaaatattaatattagcggcaacatgaagttactaatcaaaatattgaatataaaggaacatgaagttactaataaaaatattgaatattaacgggaatattaaattactgatcaaaatattaaatattaacaggaAGTATATCAGTATTATACATCTTTGGTGATTATGAAAAGTGTATAATTAAactattttcaattaattattcaTTTGTATGGTTAAAGTATTTTCaaccattatttttttaaatgatttaattactaatttaaattaatatagaatatgaataaatgatttaatattagtaattttataactttacccattttaatcaaaatttagtcttttattaataccttttattatcctcaatccaaatccgcaaaaacGATGGGTACCCGTAGGAACACACATGAATCAAAGTGACGGCTGCCATTGAACTGTACTGGTGGATTGCATGAATTTAAATATCTATAAGATATGGGAACAAGCTCAAACGTTGGTGCCTACGCGCATATGGGCTTCAGTACGTGAATTTTTTAAACTGCGGATATGGGAACGGGTCCCTACTAGCATCTATCATTTGCTATTCCATtatctttcttttgttaaaaaaataaattaaacgaaTTAAAATATCTATAGGATACGGGAACAAGCTCAAACGTTGGTGCCTATGCGAATATGGGGTTCAGTACGTGAATTTTTTAAACTGCGGATATGGGAACGGGTCCCTACTAGCATCTATCATTTGTTATGCCATtatctttcttttgttaaaaaataaattaaacgaaTTTAAATATCTATAGGATACGGGAACAAGCTCAAACGTTGGTGCCTACGCGAATATGGGCTTAATTACGTGAATTTTTTAAACTGCGGATATGGGAACAGGTCCCTACTAGCATCTATCATTTGTTATGCCATtatctttcttttgttaaaataataaattaaacgaaTTTAAATATCTATAGGATACGGGAACAACCTCAAACGTTGGTGCCTACGCGAATATGGACTTCAGTACGTGAATTTTTTAAACTGCAGATATGGGAACGAGTCCCTACTAGCATCTATCATTTGTTATGCTATtatctttcttttgttaaaaaaataaattaaatatatgtactttgaaatatttatataatatatgtttGTCTCactttaattgtattttaattgtcctaaaatatattaattatagtttaattattaatgacttttttttttcaatattcaatttgtttaatattagtAATTTCATAATTTTATCCATTTTAACCACAATTTAGTTGTTTACGAATACCTTTTATTATCCTCAATCCAAATGCACCTTTGACTTGACTGTTATAGTAGCTATATTTTTTAATCCATAGGACACGGGATCAGGCTCAAACGTTGATGCCCACGCAGATATGGGCTTCAGTACGTGAATTTTTTAAACTGCATATATGGgaacgggtactatagtaccctatcCATACCCTACTAATTTGtaagtttttcaattttaactaaaatataatcttttactaataccttTTATTTGACTCAATCCAAATACGCGAAAACGACGGGTTCGCGTGCGATgcagtaaaatattattaaattgacTTATCAAATTAGGCCCAACATATTCTTACAAACATTTAGGCCCAACACTTTAAAAATAACTTCTGTTTTCCACACACCATTTTTCTGTATGTTAACCTCTAatctaatttataattttttcctAATATTTCTGATTTTTCTAAACCCAAATACGCGGAAACGacaggtacccgtgcgaacgcacgggtaagacactcgttcaattttaatttcaatacATACTCTATCCACTATTGCTCAACAATGTTATTTATgtctgatataaaaataatattaaaaaaataaaaatattataatatttcaatctaatattttaataaataatataaaaatattatgcttCAACAATACATGTGAATATCACATCTTGATATATCTCAAGACTCTAGTTCATTAAAGATGATTTCTAGGTATTAATGTAAAACACCTCACGACATCAATTAGAaccaaatattatattttaaatgacCATCTCATTTAAAGTATAACCACAAGTTACATTTGGTTTAGACCTATGAGATTCTCTCAGAATTTCATAGATccacaaacataataaacatataaAAGGCACTAAGAATAAGATGAAAGATCAATTATATTTGATCGATTAATGCTAAACACCATGGTCACATCAAGTAGATAAAATACATAGTAATGTACAAACCTAACCCCAACAAGAGAATTGATTTACGCATGATGATGATAGTTAGAAGGTGATCTTCTGTAGACAATAAGATATATTTTTATGTTGCTCCATCTCGACAGGCTTTCGGTATTATAACAGCTCTAACTTTCTCAGTGAGAGTTTAACTAAActataaactaattaaaattatgaAAAAGTGATATTTCAAATGAATTGGACTTGCCCCCTATTTATGAATTTTAGAAGCTAATCTCAATTTTCAGGCGAGCTATATTTTTCCAAGTGAATCTTATTTTTAGGTTGCTTTGCTCTAAGTCTTCTCAACTACCTTTGTTTTTTTGTCTTAAATTCGTTAGGGTGATCTATAATTTCGCCCAATGAATTTTCCATGTTCGTGATCTTTTCCAATCTGCTTCAGATTCGTTGATTAAACTCAAAATCTTCCAACAAATTTCACTTGTCTACTAGCCATGCATTCTATTTTACTTTCATTGATCAAGCCTAAATTTGCCTAGCAAATTTGACCTAACTTTAGCTTCTAGGCTTTGGATGAGATTTGTAATATGGCTTGGCAATTGATCTTCTTTGCTTTGCTTTTCCATCTTTTAACCTAGAAAGGTATAAAATAGGATCAATGCATATTTGTTAAGATaattctcaaatatgcataactttTGGGTCTTTTCGTATTACTTAGTGCCTAAGTAAGTTAATAAATGTGTGAGAATGATAGTGTCAAATATGTAAATTACAAACTTATCAattattgaagagaataatatacACGAAATTTAATTCCTTTGTTAAGTATCAATCTTCAAATATGTTTCCATTGTTTCATTAAGGCTCAgtcttcaaattcgattccttTGTTGTTCGAACTTGCGAGTTTGAGAGATATGGGTTGTTGTTGCTATAGCTGTTGTGAGTGCTTTGCATTTGGGTGTTTGAATTTATGGGTTTGTACAAATGAAGCGATGGATGATGAAGTTACATAATTCATAACAATAAAAGGGCAATTGTAcctttttgagaaaaaatgagaGCATATGTGTCCTTTAACCATAAAGTAAGGGTATATGTGTCTTTTCATGATAAAAAATGAGGGAAAACTTGTACTACCTCTGGTATTtagtataagaaaaaatttaatttttaggttcattgaagatTCAATGTATTTAGACTACATGTAGTCTAAATACATTGATTAtttaatgaacctaaaaagtaaaattttcttatattaaggACCAAAgggaatatttttcaaaaataaagtgAGGAATTTTGTGTCTTTCCAATTCATGTTCATTGTTGTGTTCCTAAAGTTCAGGGTGTGCGATATACAACTCCTCTTCTTGTTGTTGGTCAATACACAACTCCTCCTCTTGTTGGTCAAATCGATCCTTTTAAATTTGGTGCGGGTTGTTTGTGGTTTTAGTAGctcattattttatgtttaaaacTATAAAGATATTGAAAAGGAAGGTGATAGCAATACTTGGCATTAcaaaagggttttttttttttacaaagttgAATTGGCTGAGAAAGTAATGTGCACTCATGGACAAAATTGTTGAAGACTTACATGGACAACAATATCAACCAGTAATTTCTACTCAGGTGTATTTGTTATTTGACGTGAATCTATGTGTCATATTAGTGAGTAAATATGTGGAAGtgtttgaattttcttgattttattttgaagataaAGATTGAAGTTTATGGGTTTACCATTTCATCTATTTGTCTTATTTTCTAGGAATTTATATAAATTTAGTTTTAGAATTCTAAGcattaaatattttatgattttgttaGTTTTTAGAAACTAAGTCTTCTCAGTCTCCTTTCCTTTTTCGCCTTAAATTTTCTAGTGAGCTACAATTTTTCCCGATGAATTTTCACTATTCTCGAACCTTTCCATTATGCTTCATATTTGCTGGTTGAGTTCAAATTCAACCAACTAATTTCACTTGTATTCTAGCCATGCTTCATGTTGTACTTTTATTGATCGAGCCTAAATTCGCCCATCGAATATGTCCCGATTTTTGTTTCAAAATCTTGGATCATATTCCTAGCTTGGCTCGGTTGTTGGTCTTCTTTGATTGGATTTCCATCTTTCAACCTAAAAAGGTATAAAATAGGGTTAATGCATATTGTTGAACCATATTTTGCAGGTTAATtgaagaagcaatcaaagaagctCTCGACAatgtgattttgatgatgacaactaaaaGGAGTCTTTAATGATGCAACCTATAAGGAAACTTGCATAACAAACTTTAAGAATTCAAGGATAACAAGCGATTAAAGATTCAAGCTGACAAGTTAGGGTTTGAAGATCACTCCAAACATTCTCTGATGATGGCACTCAACTTGAATAAGTCTCAAGTCTCATCTCCAAAAAGAATTCAAGAAAATGTATATATGATTAGGTTACCTAACAAGTCCTGAAGCTTCAAAGTTTAAAAGAGgaaaagtgtgaaagctcgtccTGATACATCTGAGTGAATTGTGTGTTGTAAAAACAAAAGGGCTTTTTTGTAAAGTTATACGGATAAATCACACAcacaaaaaacaattttttaaagactctttttattaagaaaatattcCTAAAAGTTGTTTGGAGTCGTTCCAGTTGAATCGGGAGTTTTCTGAAAGTTATGGATAAAATTTTGTATTGTCCAATCAATTGACACTTATAATGGTGGATTTTGGTCGATAATGCCTCAAACATTAAGGGGAGCGGCACACAGATAGTGCTAGAAGGGCCATATAACATAATGATCAAGCAATCATTAAAATTTTATATCAGGATAAAACCAGACAGAGTACAAAGCTCTCATAGTCGGTATGGTCCCCACCCTAAAAATTGGTGCTTCAATACTAAAGGAGAAAAAAAGATTCCCAGTTGGCCACCAATCAAGTCGACGGGGAGAACCCGACTAAAGAGCCTTAACTCATAAATTATCTCTACAAGGTAAGATTTATTAACACACTTTGAGTGTTTTGAAGTAAAGTACCTAAATAGGGAGCAAAATTTTAGAACATACCTTCTGTCTAAACTTGCCGACACGAAGATAGCGGGATACAATCAGACATTAATAAAAGAAACTCTCATTGCCCCTAACATTGAGACAAATGAGATCTATAACGTGGAAGCCGCCCTCGAATTCAGTTGGATGTCGCCCATATTATGCTATTTGTGTGAAGGGGCGGAGAAGGTCCAGAAGTAGGCTTCTAGATATACCTTATGGCGGGAACACTTTATAATATACGAAAGGCCTCCCCAATGCTACGATGTTTCGGGGAGCACGAAACCACCCTGGTTCTCACAAAGGTTCATCAGGGAGCATGCAAAATCCATATCGGTGGTAGAGCTCTAGCCCACAAACTACGTAGGGCAGACTACCATTGGACTACATTGTTAAAGGACGATGTGACGTTCTTCAAGAAGTGTGACAAGTGTCAGAGACACGCAAACTTACATCACGCTCCAACTGAGCTCATTCACTTGATGACATCACCATTTCCTTTCTACTAGTGAAGATGGACATTCTAAGCCCATACCCCCTAATGCTTGGGAAGTAAAAATTCTTGATTGTGGGGgttgattacttcacaaaattGATAAAGGCGGAGGTTGTATCCAAGATTACAGCAAAATGAGTTCTCCATTTCTACTATCAAAAGATTATGTGCTGGTTCGGGTTACCAGGCGTCATTGTCTCTAACAAAGGAACACAATTTGTCAGTACCATAATTACAAATTTTTGCCGTGAACGGGGAGTACAAACAAAGTTTGTCATTATTGTCCACCTACAGGCCAACGAACAAGCGCGATCTGCAAACAAAGTGATATTAAAAGAGATTAACAAAAAGTTTAATGATGCCAATGGACCGTAGGTCGAGTTACTCTATGAAATACTATGGTCGCACCATACCACTCCTATTCAACTACGAGGGTGACCCCGTTTACCATGGTGCACGTGGAAGATGTTATGATTGATAGTGACGTTCACAGACCATGAGGTGAATGCTTCAGGGCAGAGGTGCATCGCTGACTTAATCAATGAGTTAAGATATATCTCCCACATCTAAAATTTTGTCTCCAAGTATAGAGAGGTCAGAAAATACAATTTTCAAGGTAATACCAAGGAAAATGCATGAAGGTGACTTGGTGTTACAACAAGTTGTCTTGCCTACCCAGCAGAGAAAATTGAAGCCAAACTAGGGAGAATCATATCGCATTTTCCATAAGCTACCAAATGGAGCATACATACTAAAAGAATTGGATACCGACTTGTCCCTAATACTTGGAATTCCATCAGTTTGAAATATTATTATAGTTAGAATATTTACGAATTtttagggggggggggggtgggcGTGTTTCCCACCTATGTATCATTAAATGTTAATGAGCATAAAGAATACTTTGGCTTTACTGTTATGCACGGTGACTTCCACAGGAAGATCCTTGCAACCTTTTAAGTCAATACAAGTATGTTGGACTTCCATAGGAAATCCTTTCCACCTATTAAGGCAATACAAGATACGATGGACTTCCGCAAGAAGATCCTTTCCGCCTCTTAAGGAAATACGAATATGATGAACTTCTATAGGAAGATCCTCTCTGTCTCTTAAGGAAATAAGAGTACATTGGACTTCCAATAGAAGACCATTTATGCTCTTTAGGGCAATGCAAATGGACTATAAGTGGGGGGGGGACCGCCTCCTCTCAACTCAATGCCTTGCCTGAGGGACTTAGGGTCTCATCAGGCATGTTCCTCTCAACGCATCGCCTGAGGGACTTAACGTCTCATCAGATAGACTATTCTCAATGCCTCACCTGAGGGACTTAGGGTCTCATCAAAGATGCTCAAATTAAAACCCCTCATGGGGGACTTAGGGTCTCACCAGACATGTTCAGATTAAATTTTCTCTCGAGGGGCTCAACGGAAGTCTGGTCTGAGAGACTCATCCTAGAGTTTTGCCTAAGGGATTCAAACGAAGTTTTTCCCAAGAGAATAAATTTTAAACACCTCGCCTAAGGGATTTATGGTCTCATCAGAAAAGCTCTTCTAAAAAACTATCCCGAGAGACTTAGGGTCTCTTCAGGAAGGTATAACTCATTACCCCATCTAGGAGACTTAGGGTCTCATTAGTCAGGTTCATCTTAGAGTCTCGCTTGAGGGATTCGAACGAAGTCTTTCCCGAGAAACTCGCCTCTAAATTCATTTCCTGAGGGACTTAGATTCTTATTAGACATGCTCAACTTAAAATCTCACCTGGGGGACTTAGGGTATCACTAGACTTGTTCAGCTTAAAGTATCGTCGAAGGGACTCAACAAAAATAAGCCCTGAGAGACTCAGTCTAGAGTCTCTCATGAGGGATTCAACTAAAGTATTTTTTGAGATTTGCTTTTAAACACCTCGCTTTAGGGACTTAGGGTCTCATTAGACAAGCTCTTTTCAACAACTTTCTAGAGGGACTTATGGGACTAGACGGGTTCACTCTAAAGTCTTGCCCAAGAGACTCGCTTCTAAACGCCCCGCCTAAGGAACTTAAAGCCTCATTACATAGGCTCTTCTCAACGCCTCTCTTGAAGAACCTAGGGTTTCATCAAACACGCTCAACTTAAAACCGTGCATGGGGAACTTAGGGTCTCAGTAGACATGTTTAActtgaagtctctcttgaaggaCTCGAAAAAAATCTGGCTTGAGAGAATAAACCTAGAGTCTCTCCTGAGGGATTTAACCAAAGTCTTTCTAGAGAGAATCGCCTCTAAACGTCTCGCCTGAGGGACTTAGAGTCTCATCAGAGATGCTCCATTTAACGCCTCACCTGAAGAATTTAAGGTCTCATCATACAAGCTCAAATTAAAACTTCGCCAAGGGGACTTATGGTCTTACCACACAGGTTTAGCCTAAAGTCTCGCTTCAGGGACTCGATGAAAATCTTCCCCGAAAGACTCAACCTAGGGTCTCGCTTGAGGTATTTAAACAAAGTCTTTCTCGAGAGACTCTCCTTTAAATGTCTTGCCTGAGGGACTTAGAATCTCATCAGACGGACTCCTCTCAACGTCTCGCCTGAAGGACTTAAGGTCTCATAAGACTAGCTTAACTTAAAACCATGTCTAAAGGACTTAGGGTCCCACTAGAAAGGTTCATGCTAAAGTCTCGCCTAAGGGATTCGATAGAAGCCTTGCCTGAGAGACTCACATCTAAAATTCTTGCCTAAGGGACATAGAGTCTCATCAGATAGGCTCGTCTCAACGCCTTGCCTTAGGGACTTAGGGTCTCATCAGATAAGCTAAACTTAAAACCATACATGTAGGACTTAGGGTCTCATTAGGAAGAGTCATCCTAAAGTCTCACTTAAGGGACTTGACGGAAGTCTACCCCCGAGAGACTCCGCCTAGAATATCGCTTGAGGGATTCGACCAAAGTCTTTATCGAGAGACTCGCCTATAAATGCCTCCACTGAGGGACAAAGTGTCTCACCAGAAAGGCTTCCCCGATGCATAAATCAATTAAGCATTTCACCCTTTAATAAAATCCTTGTGCTTGAGGGAATGTGTAGTGATATATTTGCGAAGGGCCCCCAAGGGGCGAGGAGACCATATCATCAAAAAGGACGCTGGAATCCTATCGCTCGTGAGGGGTATGACATTGCTCTTTGACACTCTCGCTCGCCCAATATAAGAAAACATGGGAAATGGCAAGTCTTGGTTTGAGATAATGCATAAAAGGAGCCAAGGGAATAACCCATGTGTACCTAAGAAATAGAAATTCAACGGTCACTACCTTTACAAGGTGGACGGTTGCAATTTCTAAGAAGCCCTAAAAACCTGGCCAATAGGTCTCGATAAATACCTCAACTTTTGGGTTGAGAGAGATATTCAGGACATACGGTAAAACACCCAAAAAAATATAGAGTTTCTCACTTCACGTGAACTTATTCTCTCCACACCAAACGCACCTTTGAAATAGGCTCTCTCGCCATCATAAGCTTGCTAGAAACCAACAAAAATCCTTAAAGTCTCTGACCACCCCTATGTTAAACTTTCTACTTTCTAGCAAGTACAgacatcaaaatttaaaaatagagaaCAAGACAAAACATAATGGATGAATAAAAAACCATTTTAAAGGTATGGAAGGCTTTGCCTAaattcattttaatcaaaatttataatattacaaATCAAAGACACATACTTATTCTAAGCATTCACTAACATGTATCTATAATCCTTTTCTTATGAATAGATATCACGGGCACCGGATACGACACCGATACTGACACGTCTAcatcaataataatttaaaataataaataaattgaaattaaccACAAACGTCAGTGTCGTATTGATATCCGACATTGACACGAACACATCATTTTTTAGAGATGTCAGTACTAAAGAGCTAGATATCAACTATGGTTTGTTCAAGGCACCTACAAGAAATACAACTAAAGATACAACAACTTTTTTTGACTTGTGTACCTGAAAAAGTCTTAAATATCCAACACAAGCCAAGAAAAGAAGTGAGTTTAAATAAAATTCTCTCTATTAGTCTCCCTTGCCAGCTATTCTTGTAGTAGCTGAGTATGTTCCTATGATACCGCTTATCACCCCCACAATAATAACCAAAATGCAATTTGTTatctgaaaataataaaaaaatatattaaacatgTAACTTGTTATATCTAATTTGGATATTTGCTCATAAAAGCATAGAATGATTACAAAGAAGTCTTGATTGCAATACCTGCATATTTGATAATCTGCCACTGTGTAGCTTGAGATAACATGCACAAGGATAAATAAGTGCCTGTGATAAAACATGAAGATTATGTAAATAAATATCTGCTTCCATGATGTATTTACATAGAAAGAAGAGTAAATTTGAATAGAGAACTTACAACTATCATTGACAACATAGAACCAATTAGTGCCATTACAGAACCTGCAATAAATTTGAAAGAATGTTAAACACCATAAATTCACTCTCTGTCATGAAGTTAAAAGTTTTCGTGGCTAAAATCACGGTCATCGGCCGTTTTTAAAACCATGGCCGTGTGTAAACAAAACAATGTGCATCATTGTTCTAAATTGCGGTCAATTATGCTGCAAGTCTTAAGCGAAAGCAGCCAAAATCATCGTTGTCTTTCCGTTGCGAAGACCTCTTAAATCTGTATATCGGAGTTCTAGACCGCAATATAGAACTATGATGTGCATGATGTTGAGAATAGTAAGGAAAATACTTACCAAAATATGGAAAAGAGAGAGCCACAGCTAAACTTGCAAGAACTAAAGCTGTTCTGATAACAATAGACATAGCATAACATCTTAGCCTAGGAAAAGGAACAAGTTCCTCTATGCTTGATACAATAGGCAACAATGTTAAGGCGTATTTTGCTAGAGGAGTCACAACCTATATAAAACACAGAAATTTGTTTAAATGTATGATAAACTTAATAAAACATAAGTTAAAAAGAAAGAGATTAATTTCGCATTCTTACCGTTGTCCAGATTGCTATCTTTGATGCATATAACTCTTTTGGCATGTTTAAGGTAAACTGAGATTCAACTTTGTCACCAAACAGTAAATATCCGACTACTCCTACACTAACGTACATAACAAGACAGAAAACAAAACTGCACAAGAAAGTAAAATGAATGAGCAATGATCTTGAGTTATTTTACTCTCTAAAATGAGAAAAGTCTCAAAATTCAATAAAGGATTTTATGCTAACCTGATATATAGAACTAATGGGAATTTGGATTGATCCTTCATGGAAGAGTAGACATTTGGAAAAACAGCATGGCCAGCAAATCCGAAACCAAAGAGACCAATTGATACAGATATGTTTTCAATGTCTAAAATTTTCGTTCTTGGATTGATAAATCCAATTTGGTTTACTGCACCAGCCCAAAACAAGCAAAGTGCTACAAGTGTTGTTGCAAATATTCCTCCAACTGAATACAAAGGTGAAACAGTCATCAAGAGCTACCTTTCAAAAGGAGAAATTGTAAAAGAATTAAAGAACATGTGATTTGACCAAGAAACCAGTGTTAGAAATCACAGATCAcggaaaatagtgattttttccTCAAATTCTGCTATGTTATTATATAGCCATTGTTTGACAAAACCTTGTCTTAAATAGCAGAACAATAGTGGTTTTATGCAAATTTCACTACGGTATAATGCTATAGTCATTATTTGATCACACTGTAAGAATCTAACCTGAAATATATGAAAGCAGGCTTAAATCTCGCAACCAAACTGTCGGTAAAACTAGAAGAGCTGCAGTGATGGAAAAAACTTGATTTGTACTTAGCTCTGTACCAGCTAAGTTCATGCCGGTGTTGGGGAAAAGTGACGAGAGGTTATCACTGACAAGTGTTATATACTCAACACAAGAACCCTACAAATAAAAACTATGCACCTTTCAGCTCATACgagagaaaattttgaaaagaacAGATAAAAAGAATTGGTCACAGATCAAACTCTTGACTTACAAATAGTTCCATGTATAAAATGATCTGCATTTGGACAAAACATAGTTGTTAGATTTCACTTGATATTGACAAACACGCGAAAACACACTTGTAAGTCTTATTGTACTCACCGCAATCCCCAAGCGACCAGCAATTCCAAAAGCAGCCTGGCCAATATCTGGATAGGTGTTGAGTTGAGGACGGCTTTGTAAACATCTCATCAATAAAATTCCAGTATAGCAACAAGCGAGAGCAAACAGTAGCAGTATTGCAAGGCTCAACCACCCTCCTTCTTTTACAGCATACGGAATGGTCATAAGCCCGATACCACATAATATATTGGTCCCttcattcaaaacaaattttatttcattatacGCAAATGAAAAATTCTAGAACAAACCAAGATGATAATCATACATACCATTAATCACTGATTGTGCAAAGGAACTTTCCCTCTCTGGTGGCGAAAACTCAGTGGCAGAAATTTTCGGACAGCTGACATGTGATTGAACTTGAGGTTTCGATATAGGTTCCTCTTTTCCGATTGAAGTTTTTTCGTCAGAAACAAGCGGTAAAGTCAAAGAATTGGTAAATTCATCTTGGACGCATTCCTTAGGGACAATAATCTTCCCTGCTGAACTAATTATCTTGAAGAAATTAATCCCAGGTGGTGTCTTACTTACACTTGTTAACATGTCCATAGATGTCCTACACATTTCAACAAACAGATTAAGCGCACCTTTCAAAAACACCAAAATCAAACCAACTAAGAAGCTACACAATTTAAGCTTCTAAAATTCAAGGTGCAACAATCCTAAACTCACCATTGCAGTTATTATTATAGTCATTATTGATCATGCATGCATGAGAACATTTTGTTGTAATGCCAACCAACATCCACATATTAAAATCAATTGGCCTATAACATTACCATGCATCAATttcatagtaattatcattttTTTCGTCGAATGACAAGCGACAAAACTTTGAGAAATCATACTATGCGAATTGAACAATAAATTAACGAGTATATAAGTATATAACAATTAAGAAAACAtgtatatgaatatttttttgttgAATGAATAAGGTCAAAAACTCTGAGAAAATGTTAGAGAATATAACAATTaagaatatataataattaagaaaGCATGTATATGTATAGGTATATGTATATTGTACCTATAGGTTTGAGGCCAAGAGGTATTGAAGTCAACCTCATTGGATAAATTTCTTGAAGGAGgagaattattattaatatctgATTCGGTATCATCATCATCCAAATTATCAAAAACCCTTTCTGCTTGATTTTCTTCATCATCTGTTTGAAAATCATCTTCACGGTCAGGACCAAGATCCTCGTCAAACTTCATTTTGCCTCTTGGCATTGCTAACAACGTTGGTGTTTTCCTTAATTTCCTCTAAACTATGTCTAATAAAAAGAGAGAGGAAgataatgatgattgaaattcaAAGAAACAAACGGATATTGTTCATGTTGCTTTGAACTGCGTTGCCGTAGAAATGTTTTCTAATATATCTCTATTATCTGATTAATAAAAGAGATATATATTAAATACTAGtactttataaataatatatatgaaataaaaaatatttatcaaattataatagtagaatatttgaaatgattttccaaaaggggctgactaatttttaaaata
Proteins encoded:
- the LOC131624250 gene encoding amino acid transporter AVT1D-like, with product MPRGKMKFDEDLGPDREDDFQTDDEENQAERVFDNLDDDDTESDINNNSPPSRNLSNEVDFNTSWPQTYRTSMDMLTSVSKTPPGINFFKIISSAGKIIVPKECVQDEFTNSLTLPLVSDEKTSIGKEEPISKPQVQSHVSCPKISATEFSPPERESSFAQSVINGTNILCGIGLMTIPYAVKEGGWLSLAILLLFALACCYTGILLMRCLQSRPQLNTYPDIGQAAFGIAGRLGIAIILYMELFGSCVEYITLVSDNLSSLFPNTGMNLAGTELSTNQVFSITAALLVLPTVWLRDLSLLSYISVGGIFATTLVALCLFWAGAVNQIGFINPRTKILDIENISVSIGLFGFGFAGHAVFPNVYSSMKDQSKFPLVLYISFVFCLVMYVSVGVVGYLLFGDKVESQFTLNMPKELYASKIAIWTTVVTPLAKYALTLLPIVSSIEELVPFPRLRCYAMSIVIRTALVLASLAVALSFPYFGSVMALIGSMLSMIVALIYPCACYLKLHSGRLSNMQITNCILVIIVGVISGIIGTYSATTRIAGKGD